The genomic window CGGGAGATGTGGGAGGATGGTCGGGAGATGTGGGACGCTGGGCGGGAGATGTGGGACGCTGGGCGGGAGATGTGGGAGGATGGTCGGGAGATGTGGGAGGATGGTCGGGAGATGTGGGAGGATGGGCGGGAGATGTGGGACGCTGGGCGGGAGATGTGGGAGGATGGTCGGGAGATGTGGGAGGATGGTCGGGAGATGTGGGAGGATGGTCGGGAGATGTAGGAGGATGGTCGGGAGATGTGGGAGGATGGGCGGGAGATGTGGGACGCTGGGCGGGAGATGTGGGAGGATGGTCGGGAGATGTGGGAGGATGGTCGGGAGATGTGGGAGGATGGGCGGGAGATGTGGGACGCTGGGCGGGAGATGTGGGAGGATGGTCGGGAGATGTGGGAGGATGGTCGGGAGATGTGGGAGGATGGGCGGGAGATGTGGGACGCTGGGCGGGAGATGTGGGAGGATGGTCGGGAGATGTGGGAGGATGGTCGGGAGATGTGGGAGGATGGGCGGGAGATGTGGGAGGATGGTCGGGAGATGTGGGAGGATGGTCGGGAGATGTGAGAGGATGGTCGGGAGATGTGGGAGGATGGTCGGGAGATGTGGGAGGATGGTCGGGAGATGTGGGAGGATGGTCGGGAGATGTGGGACGCTGGGCGGGAGATGTGGGACGCTGGGCGGGAGATGTGGGAGGATGGTCGGGAGATGTGGGAGGATGGTCGGGAGATGTGGGAGGATGGGCGGGAGATGTGGGACGCTGGGCGGGAGATGTGGGAGGATGGTCGGGAGATGTGGGAGGATGGTCGGGAGATGTGGGAGGATGGTCGGGAGATGTGGGAGGATGGTCGGGAGATGTGGGAGGATGGGCGGGAGATGTGGGACGCTGGGCGGGAGATGTGGGAGGATGGTCGGGAGATGTGGGAGGCGATCGGAGACACTGAATATCCTCCCTGTAGTCCTAGTGTATCGTCCTTGTAGTACCCTGTAGTCCTAGTGTATCGTCCCCCCGTCACGTGGAAAACTGTAGAGGggatggtcccaaacctgcacacagaaataacaccatatgagaccagaaggcatggcaggatgtgcagaatacccccgatgaagagcagaggtgcaacaggtactctgtgaGAGTACATCAGCATCtgtaaacatcagaggcccgagactgtgcaacacgtttccactaca from Procambarus clarkii isolate CNS0578487 chromosome 94, FALCON_Pclarkii_2.0, whole genome shotgun sequence includes these protein-coding regions:
- the LOC138359955 gene encoding coiled-coil domain-containing protein 70-like; amino-acid sequence: MGDGREMWEDGREMWEDGREMWEDGREMWEDGREMWEDGREMWEDGREMWEDGREMWEDGREMWDAGREMWDAGREMWEDGREMWEDGREMWEDGREMWDAGREMWEDGREMWEDGREMWEDGREM
- the LOC138359956 gene encoding coiled-coil domain-containing protein 70-like; its protein translation is MWEDGREMWDAGREMWEDGREMWEDGREMWEDGREMWDAGREMWEDGREMWEDGREMWEDGREMWDAGREMWEDGREMWEDGREMWEDGREMWEDGREMWEDGREM
- the LOC138359958 gene encoding coiled-coil domain-containing protein 70-like translates to MWEDGREMWEDGREMWEDGREMWDAGREMWDAGREMWEDGREMWEDGREMWEDGREMWDAGREMWEDGREMWEDGREMWEDGREMWEDGREMWEDGREMWDAGREMWEDGREMWEAIGDTEYPPCSPSVSSL